In Lycium ferocissimum isolate CSIRO_LF1 chromosome 7, AGI_CSIRO_Lferr_CH_V1, whole genome shotgun sequence, the sequence CTCCAACAGAACGGGTATGGGGGCTCGTAGATGAAGTATCGGGACTTACCCTGGTCGAAGTTTCTGAACTGTCTTCAATTATTATGAAGAGGATGGGCATGACAGAGCCACCAGCGGTTGGAGTTATGAAGCCAGGGGCTGCAGGATTGGCAGCTATGAAGGGACCCGAAGCAGCAgctaaggaggaaaagaaaccGGAGAAAACTGTTTTTGAACTTAAGCTCGAGTCATATGAGTCAGCTCAAAAGATAAAGATAATCAAGGAGGTCCGGAGTTTTACTGAGTTGAAACTCAAGGAAGCAAAGGAGTTAGTCGAGAAGACTCCTGCTGTTTTCAAGAAGGGAGTATCGAAGGAAGAAGGAGAACAAATAATTGACAAGATGAAAGCTCTTGGAGCAAAAGTTGCTATAGAATGATAAATATTTGGTTTGTTATCAGGTTCTGGGTCATGCTATGTTGCCTGGGTCCTTTCACCAGCGGCATGAACCTCAAGATGACGAAGACTTGCCCTCTTCGAGTGGATGAAGATCGAAGATGCGGGCAAGATATGCATTTCTTCaggaacgaaaaaaaaaaatcgttcgactttgatttgttattttggcttaaattCCTTGACTCCTGGATACTCAATCAAATCCTCTTTTTTGATAACTGAATGCATTTCTATAGTTCCATATTTAATATTGCCTGTGTTTTTTGAAACTAAAATATGCTTCATTAGGCTATGCAGTTTAGTAGTTTACTTCTGTTTCGATATGTTGTTTGCAGAATGCTTAGGCTTGACATTATTCCTTATGCAGAACTCTTGGTTAGTAGTTAATAGAAAGACTGAATAATACTGAATTAGATCATTTACATGACAGATATTATCTTTTATGGTTAGTCTTGTAAACTGCTTTTGGGTTTGTATTTTATTGTGTCCAAGTAAGAGTACTGTTAATTCTACCGAAAACGAACAGGATAGATGAGTGACGATTGGCTGAGGAGCCCTTAGGCCTAAGGGAATCGATTGTACCCGAGTACAAATAGGCCAGTACGATTAGGCAGGGTACGACGAAGCCTGTGGGGTGACACATGGTTGTACTGACCAGCTCTGAGCTGGAGATTGACGATTGGCTGAGCGTGCTTTGGCAGCTCGTGGTGGAGTATTCTATGATGGATTTGCTCTATCCACAACGTGATAGTTCTAGTAATTTTATATCAACATCCAACGTTGACcgactgagctactagatccctaccaGTTAGTTAGAATAATTTCTTGTCTAGCCGTAATAGTTTGTCGCTGTTGCCAGTGCATAACGAGTGCTTAATCAGCGTGTCCATTGGTTGTAAGTAGATTATACAGTGATCATCATtaattatacactttatataggctaaagttttctttttgataattgaatatTGGCTAAAGTCGGTAAAAAGTAAAATTAGGATTATTTTTATTGTGGGTTTTATTAAGCAACTGCGTAGTGTAAAAGTCCCAATAATTTTTGTGTTC encodes:
- the LOC132065582 gene encoding uncharacterized protein LOC132065582 — encoded protein: MSLISRLRHHVPGVLLRQSVQSNVADFYFVTSTVFTRCFSQQVEINQRKLPADYDPATFDPTEHRSPPTERVWGLVDEVSGLTLVEVSELSSIIMKRMGMTEPPAVGVMKPGAAGLAAMKGPEAAAKEEKKPEKTVFELKLESYESAQKIKIIKEVRSFTELKLKEAKELVEKTPAVFKKGVSKEEGEQIIDKMKALGAKVAIE